Proteins from a single region of Equus asinus isolate D_3611 breed Donkey chromosome 17, EquAss-T2T_v2, whole genome shotgun sequence:
- the LOC106827231 gene encoding olfactory receptor 10AG1-like — translation MSQSNYKRGKCSQKNVSPQRENNLKITETNFTIMTQFFLLGFSDIPTFHWFLFGIFLVIYIIILLGNGIIILITRIDSSLQTPRYFSLSNFSFLEIYYVSIALPRMLMDLWTQEGAISFSACATQMCFFLMLGATECFLLALMAYDHYVAICNPLHYPLVMNHKVCVQLVGASWISGLPVEIGQTCQIFSLPFCGSSQINHFFCDIPPLLKLACGDIFVNEIVVYIFAVLFVTVPFMLILRSYSRITFTILKLPSNTGWTTAFSTCSSHLMVVVLFYGSATIAYLKPKFSQYEGMDKLLSLFYAILTPMFNPMIYSLQNKDVREALRKFLLKFSAL, via the coding sequence ATGTCCCAATCCaattataaaagaggaaaatgcagCCAAAAAAATGTAAGtccacagagagaaaataatttgaaaattacagAAACCAACTTCACTATAATGACACAATTTTTTCTCTTGGGCTTTTCTGATATTCCCACATTCCActggtttctttttgggataTTCTTAGTCATTTATATTATTATCCTGTTGGGAAATGGCATCATAATTCTAATAACAAGAATAGATTCCTCTCTTCAGACTCCCAGGTATTTTTCCCTCAGCAATTTTTCCTTCCTAGAAATCTATTATGTATCTATCGCACTTCCCAGAATGCTCATGGACCTTTGGACCCAGGAAGGAGCTATTTCTTTTTCAGCTTGTGCTACACAAATGTGCTTCTTCCTTATGCTGGGAGCCACTGAGTGTTTCCTTCTGGCCCTGATGGCCTATGATCACTATGTGGCCATATGTAACCCTCTGCACTACCCTCTAGTCATGAACCACAAGGTCTGTGTCCAGCTGGTGGGTGCCTCCTGGATCAGTGGACTTCCAGTCGAGATAGGGCAAACATGCCAGAttttttctctgcccttttgtgGTTCCAGTCAAAtcaaccacttcttctgtgacatccCCCCATTATTGAAGCTGGCTTGTGGAGACATCTTTGTgaatgagatagtggtctacatATTTGCTGTATTGTTTGTCACTGTTCCTTTTATGTTGATACTTAGGTCCTATAGTCGAATCACCTTTACTATCCTGAAATTGCCATCAAACACAGGATGGACCACAGCATTTTCAACGTGCTCTTCCCACCTCATGGTTGTAGTTTTATTCTATGGCTCAGCCACTATTGCCTATTTAAAACCTAAATTCAGTCAGTATGAAGGAATGGACAAACTACTCTCTCTTTTCTATGCCATTTTAACCCCAATGTTCAATCCTATGATATATAGTCTGCAGAACAAAGATGTCAGAGAGGCATTGAGAAAATTTCTTCTCAAATTTTCAGCACTCTGA
- the LOC106827230 gene encoding olfactory receptor 5T1-like, translated as MPGLPSDVDLYTIQVKNVSEVTVFVLLGFIGDFEVQLSLFFLFLAIYLFTLIGNLGLVALVIGDSRLHNPMYYFLSALSFLDACYSSVVTPKMLINFLSENKTISFLGCAAQMFFYVTFGTTECFLLAAMAYDRYVAIYNPLLYSVNMSPRVYVPLIVVSYLCGILNASVHAGAAFNLSFCASNEIRHFFCDIPPVLAISCSDTTKNHLLVFYFTGVIEIVTILIVLVSYGFILLAILRMHSAEGRQKVFSTYGSHLTGVSLYYGTVFSMYVRPSSSYSLDQDMIVSIFYSIAIPMLNPIIYSLRNKDVKEAVKRVFGKNWCINKVHFSH; from the coding sequence atGCCAGGCTTGCCATCAGATGTAGATTTATACACGATCCAAGTGAAGAATGTGAGTGAAGTTACCGTGTTTGTGTTGTTGGGCTTCATAGGTGATTTTGAGGTACAACTCTccctatttttcctatttctagcAATCTATCTTTTCACTCTGATAGGAAATTTGGGACTGGTTGCATTGGTCATTGGGGATTCCCGACTCCACAACCCTATGTACTATTTTTTGAGTGCATTATCATTTTTAGATGCTTGCTATTCTTCAGTTGTCACCCCAAAAATGTTGATCAATTTCCTGTCAGAGAATAAAACTATTTCATTCCTTGGATGTGCAGCACAGATGTTTTTCTATGTTACTTTTGGGACCACAGAATGCTTTCTCCTGGCTGCAATGGCATATGATCGCTATGTAGCAATCTACAACCCTCTGCTGTATTCAGTTAACATGTCACCCAGGGTCTATGTGCCACTCATCGTTGTTTCCTATCTTTGTGGCATCTTGAATGCTTCAGTGCACGCAGGGGCAGCATTTAACTTATCCTTCTGTGCATCTAATGAAATTAGACATTTTTTTTGTGACATCCCTCCTGTCCTCgccatttcttgttctgacacGACCAAAAACCATCTTCTAGTCTTCTACTTTACGGGCGTTATTGAGATAGTCACTATCCTGATTGTCCTGGTCTCCTATGGTTTCATTCTGTTGGCCATTCTGAGGATGCATTCTGCTGAAGGGAGACAAAAAGTCTTTTCTACATATGGCTCTCATCTAACTGGAGTGTCACTTTATTATGGAACAGTTTTTTCCATGTATGTCAGACCAAGTTCCAGCTACTCTTTGGACCAGGATATGATAGTGTCGATTTTTTACAGCATTGCCATTCCCATGCTGAATCCCATCATCTACAGTTTAAGGAACAAAGATGTAAAAGAGGCAGTAAAAAGAGTGTTTGGGAAAAATTGGTGTATCAATAAAGTACATTTTTCACACTAA